The Ascaphus truei isolate aAscTru1 chromosome 3, aAscTru1.hap1, whole genome shotgun sequence genome includes a region encoding these proteins:
- the LOC142490737 gene encoding type-1 angiotensin II receptor-like, producing MDSTTSNASFGSIPNITSLASAGPPTSVHCSTLTDDFAFVFVLVPIFYIVIFIVGIVGNTIIVVGLTCCLQSKSVANIYIVNLAIADLAFVATLPLWAVNLSTHYKWIFGSFMCKFCAAMSSVNMYSSIFLLTCLSIDRYYGFAHPMKSLNRRTQAKAKIATLVIWILAGATSIPIMFFRQTYYSKVLLHTVCAMKYPENSVFWPTFLDLMKNVVGFVIPFILQGICYCLIYKNILPSPKNKVTRTKSDKVLKIVLTMEFAFIICWLPFQVASFLKVLVRLNIITACKTIRVVHAIMPIATSIAFSNSCVNPILYFFASKRFRNQLIKALRRSLYQSNTNTTKAL from the coding sequence ATGGATTCTACAACTTCCAATGCATCGTTTGGCTCAATTCCAAATATTACAAGCCTGGCTTCCGCTGGGCCACCGACCAGTGTGCACTGCTCCACTCTTACTGATGATTTTGCGTTTGTTTTTGTACTGGTTCCCATATTTTACATTGTCATTTTCATTGTAGGGATTGTTGGAAACACGATCATAGTGGTTGGCCTGACATGTTGCCTCCAGTCAAAATCTGTGGCAAATATTTACATTGTTAATCTAGCTATTGCAGACTTGGCTTTCGTTGCGACCTTACCTCTTTGGGCAGTGAATCTGTCAACACATTACAAATGGATCTTTGGCTCTTTCATGTGCAAATTTTGTGCCGCCATGTCATCGGTAAATATGTATTCCAGCATCTTCCTTCTTACGTGTCTCAGTATAGACCGCTACTATGGCTTCGCTCATCCAATGAAGTCCCTCAACAGACGGACTCAAGCCAAAGCAAAGATAGCAACGCTTGTTATTTGGATTTTAGCTGGTGCAACGAGCATTCCGATTATGTTTTTCCGCCAGACTTACTATTCAAAGGTACTTCTACACACAGTGTGTGCCATGAAATACCCAGAAAACAGTGTTTTTTGGCCAACTTTTCTGGATCTGATGAAAAATGTAGTAGGATTTGTAATACCCTTTATTCTCCAGGGAATCTGCTACTGTTTGATATACAAAAATATTTTACCATCACCAAAGAATAAGGTAACAAGAACGAAAAGTGACAAGGTCCTGAAGATTGTGCTGACAATGGAATTTGCTTTTATAATCTGCTGGTTGCCATTTCAGGTTGCTAGTTTCCTCAAGGTCTTAGTCCGACTTAATATTATTACGGCCTGCAAGACCATTCGGGTTGTTCATGCGATAATGCCAATCGCAACCAGCATTGCCTTCTCCAATAGCTGTGTAAACCCCATACTTTACTTCTTTGCCAGCAAAAGGTTCCGAAATCAATTAATAAAAGCCCTGCGAAGGTCATTGTATCAAAGTAACACCAACACAACAAAGGCATTATGA